The nucleotide window TCTCTGCCGGTGGTCTGGGGTGGGGTCCCGGTGGGCGTTTACTTGAGAAGACCCGAAGCTTAGAGCTGTCTTCTAGAAATACAGCTAGGACAGAGAACCTCTCTAGAAGTTACCCCAAATGCATAATGTCTGCTGAAAACAGTGGAGATGGGCCTTCGTATCTCCCACCCTTCTTGGACTTCTGGGCTGGGAAGCGGGGAGGGAGGAGTCAGCAGCTGGGGACAAGGCTGGACCCCcacagggtgggggctgggtgaACTTCACCACTGGCCATTGAAGGGTGGTCCAGTCAGTTTTAAGGTGGAAACCGGTGGGGCTTTAGGTACCAGCTGAAGAAGTGGATCGAGGTCTGTTAAGGGGAGAGAACAGCTATGAAAACTCCGAATAATCCACGTGTTTTTCACCCGCCCTGTTTAttgtttgacttccctggtggctcagacagtaaagcatctgtctgcagtgtgggagacctgggtttgatccctgggttgggaagatcccctggagaaggaaatggcaacccactccagtactcttgcctggaaaataccatggacagaggagcctaggaggctacagcccatggggtcccaaagagtcggacacgactgagcaccttgaCTTTTGTTTGGTTATCCTCATCTGTTTCCTGGGCAGGATCATAGTAGAAACATGCAAAACCATCAGGGCCGTCAGCTTTTGTCCAGGGTTCTCAGGGAGCTCAGTAATTTTAACTCTTGCTGTAACTGTGAAAAAAAAGTGTTATTACCTCTGTTTTGCAGAGGataaaactgaggttcaaagaatCTAAGAAAATTGCTCAGCTAGAGAGTCCAAGGGGTGGGTCTACCTGCCTGCCAGTCAGAGACAGTAGCTCTCCACAAGAATACCCCCAGCATCAGGACCACCCGTGGGGAGACAGACGCGCATACAtcacacgtgcacgcacacaaAACGAGCTCCTGTTGGTTAAATGCATCGGATTAGCTTTTGTCTCGTTCgcttttattttaaaggatataaatacacgtataatttacatatacaaataaaatcatgtttgctattttcttttcattgtattttgttttctaaattgaaTGTACATTCTATTGAAACTAGAatctattttctaaatttaattgTATTCTATTTTCCGAATtctaaatttgtttcttttaattatattCTCTCTTCTAGATCATTTGCTATTTTAACTGtcgcctttttttctttcccatttccccATCTCCCTCCAACTTCACAGCCCTGCGCCCATGCTTCTCATATGCGAGCAGCCAAACACACCTCCTTCTGTGTGTACTCGCCAGTGTTTCTTACCTTGATCCCCTGGGGTTCCCCTTGTCAAAGGCCCTCCAGGGAGACTTGCAGGCTGGAGGGACAAATTCCGGAACGACAGCCTGTGAATGTGACCCTCCAGCTGACCGTTGCCCCCTGTAGCAgttcttccaaatcctgaagagCGTTTCCTCATTCTCGAGCAGGAGCCTGGACTCTGGGTCGTCGAGGTCGCCTCCTTTGGGCCCGCCTCCTCCAACTCTCTCCGTGTCCTCACGCAGCTGCTGCAGTGCCCGGACGTGGCGGCTGCTGCCGACGACGAGATGGTCAGGACCCTGGCCAACTGGTTCCAGCGAGAGGAGCCGGCCGTCGTGAAGCTGCTGCTGCGGGCAGTGGGGATCCTCTCGAGGCACGAGAGCACGGTGAGCTGGCCGCACCCGGGCTCCCGGACCTGCAGGCCTAGAGGGCCCAGGAGCGGATGGGGTGGACGCCTCTCGCAGGGTCGGACCGAGGGAGTCCCCACGAAGCCAGCCCACTGAGGACAGGGCTAGGGAAAGAGCCCCTGCTGCTCTCACCGTCCTGGGAAAGAAGGGGAGGTTTCCCACAAGGGCCCCGGGTCGCCAACCTGCCGGGTCTCCTGGAGCCGGGCGTCCTCACCAGGGATGAGGAGGCGGAGGGGAGGGTGCTGTGGGTTGGGCAGTGAGtggtgtctcctccctccccgtgtgCAACACCCCCTGGGGAGGCTTCCCCTCTGCCGGCACATCCTCACCGGCACGCCCTTTGCTGGCACCCCTGCCACCACCCCCTGTTTGCCAGCACCTCTCTTTTCCTGAACCCCTCTTTGCCAGCACCCCCTCTCTGCCGGCACAGCCCCTGCTGGCATCCGGGTCCAGGGACATGAGGGGTGTGCCCCCCCCAgcctgtgtgtggtgggggtgggggcagctccCCAGCGGGTGGGACTGTCCCGGCGCCCATCCACAGGGGAAGCAGCTCCGTGCCCTGCAGCCCTACGTGCTCAGCTGCTGCTACTCTGTGGACGGCAGCATCGTGGCGGAGACCTTCCAGGTGCTCAGGGACCTGGTGGACCAGCTGCCCTGGCAGCACTCGGCCGCCTTCCTCATCCAGCTTGCGTTCACCCTCGCacccttcctggaggaggtgcgTCCCCCAAGGTCTGTCTCCCTCCTGGGGCATCGTCTGTCCAGTAACGGGGTGGCCAGAACTGTCTCCGAGGCCCTCCGGCTAGACGGCGACGCCTGCGAAGGGGCTGACAGCCATGGCCCCCGGCCTGGGGATGgtccagagggcagagggcagtcGCAGTGGGGTCGTGATGACGGGGGCCCTGCGGACGGTGGGGGGCTCAGGGCCACCGTCTGGAAGGCGGGGCTCCACTGCCTGCCCCTCACGTGGGTGCACGTGTGTGTTCTCCCCCAGGAGTCCGAGCATCTGCGCCTGACAGCCTTTGAGATCTACGGGGCTCTCCTGGCCAAGGTTAGCAGGAGGGTCTTTGTCTTCCCCTTGAGGCACCAGGTCCTCAACCTGCTCATCCTGCTCGTACTCCACCTGGAGGATGCGAACGGCAGAATAGCTCAGGTGAGAGCCCACGGGGCGGAGGGGCGGGCGGCGCTAGCAGGATGTCAGTGAGCACTTGGCGAGGGGCTGAAGGGGCTGACCGGAAACGGGGTCCTGGGACGGGGAGGCACCCACTGGGGACAGAGATGGCTGGCCCAGGTTCTGGAGTGGGCAGGCTGGGCTCTGAGCCTAGCTGCTGAGAAGCGCGGCGGCCGGCCTGctcacaccaggctccttcgcccaGTGAGGCTCTCACGGGCACAGATCAGGACACCCAGGACCAGCTGGGGAGCTGGGACGTCCCCTTTGTGGGTGGGTCTGTCCCAGTCAGCTGGGCGGCCGCCTTTCTGGAGGAGCCAACCTTGATGAGAGGAGTGACCCCCAGCCGGAGGATCCAGACCTCCGGGAAATCTCTGAGAGGCTGTTTTGGGGGCTTGGGGGCTGTGGCCTGGTGGGGTAGGTGAGGAGGTAGATCTCGCTGCGGTAACATAGCAACTGGAAAAATCACCATCATGATTTTTCAGCTTCCCATCAGTGGGAGGAAGGGTACAGGAACAGCCAAAGAATGGTCCGGCCTTCCTCCTGTCGGGGGGTCCCCTGGGTTCACTAAGTCCTGTCCCCGTAGGGCTGATCTCACTGTCGCCTGTCTCCGCCCGCATGCCCTCGGGGTCTTGGCCCGGCCTGCACCCTGACTCCTccggctgggcttccctgtctctccagATCGCCCGGCCCACACTCTGCCACCTGGCCACCTTGCTGGGCTGGTCAAAGCTCAGGGCGACTTTCGCTGAGAAAGACATATGGACCATCCTCAGTGCCCTGGTGGGTCGCGGCTCGCCGCCTGCTTTTGTGGGGGTGGCTGGGGCACCCAGATGTCGGGTTCCTCTCCCCGCGGCCACAGCGGTACAATAGCGAGCCCAGGGAAAGTGGGCCCCAGAGCCCGGGCAGTCTGGGGGGCCTTTGTGGAACAGGAGCTGCGGGCGGGTGCGGATGtgcggacttccctgggggctgactttgcgggccggggcggggcgtgGGCCgagggcggggccgggcggggccAGGTGGGGTGTGAGGCGGGGCCGGGGCGTGGCGTGGGCCGAGTTGGGCGGGGCTAGACTGGGCGTGGCGTGGACCGGGTGGTGGTGCCGGGGCAGGCCATGGGCGGGGCCAAGGCGTGGGCGGGGCTGGGCAGGTCCGTGGGGCGTGGCGGGGCCGGGTCGGGGGCTTGGCGTAGCGGGACAGGGGCATgtaggggcggggccgggccgggggcATGGCGTGGCGTAGGCGGAGCCGGGCAGGGGAGTCAGCGGGGCGTGGGTGGGGCGGGgcgtgggtggggtggggcggggcggggcggggcgtgggtggggtggggcggggcggagTGGGCCAGGCCGGGCGGGTTTGGGGCTGCAGGAGCAGCGGCGCCTCTCCCGCAGCTGCAGCAGGAGGTGGGCCGAGCCCTCTGGTTCCTGAAGCAGAGCGTACAGCTCTTCAGGAGCCCTCAGGTCCCCATCCGTCGGGCTGCCGTGTGGTTCGCAGGTACGGCGGGCCTCCCCTCTGCCCGGGGCGCCGTGTCCCCGTGCTGGGGACCTTCACACAGCCCAGGGAGCCAGGACAGCGGGCAGACAGCCTGGGGTAGTGACCGAGCAGGGCGGAGCGCTGTCCGCACctgccccctaccccacccctctgGGAGCCCCTGCCTGAGCTGGGCGGCCTTATCCCGCGAAACAAGCCGCGTCCTGGGAGGGCAGCTCAGAGACTGGAGTGGCGGGCTCCATCAACGTCCCCAAGGAAAGCACCGCCCAGCACAGGCGACGCCCCGTTTGTTCGAGACCCTTCAGAGAAGCGGGGAAGTCATCCTGGTTTCAAGGAGAAAGTCAGGACCCGAGGTCGGGTGTGGGAGGGACAGACAAACAGAGAGCGGGCGTGGGGACTGTTTGGGGAAGAGGCTCAGAGCAGGTGCAGCGGGGTCCCCTGGTCCTCTGTGGGCCAGTGAGGCGCTCCGTGCCCCCTGCAGGCCAGATCATCCAGACCCTGGGCGCTGAGGAGGCCAGGGAGATGGACGAGGTCCACGCAGGTCAGTGCAAGCCTGCGCCTGCTGCCTGTCCCTCAGACGTGGTTGCGGGGGCTCAGAAATTAGGGCAAGTGGGCTCACAGCAGTCACCATCGGGGGGCGGTGACGGGGGAGGCTTGTCATTTGGGGGCACACGGGGACTCCTGGCGCCTTCTTTCTGTCTGGGCGGCTGCCCCGtatcccccacccctccacctccccttccctctcccaagcCTGCAACCCTGCCTGGCGGGCTTCCATGGTGCCAGCGAGTCCCGGCTGCAGCCGCAGCCGGAGGCCTAGGCTCCCCCGGCGCCCTGGGGAGAGGAGGGCGGAGCCAAGCCGGGGGAAGTGGGCAGGACCCCCCTGGGTTGGTCCTGGACTGGACGAGCCCCAGCCACGCCTCTCGGAGCCCCGCAGTGCGCGGTTCCAGGCCCGGAAATACGCTGGCTCCCCCTCCACAAGCTGCTGGCCCCCGGCCCACCGCCCTCCCCTTCCTGCACAGCGCCCACCCGCCCCCATGAGCCCCGCACCCCCAGGCCCTCTTGCTCAGCCCGTGTGTCTGTCACAGCCCTGAGGCACATGCGGGCAGACCCGGACCCCACGGTCAGCTGCCTCGCCACGCAGACCTCCTACATCCTGGAGGCTAAGGAAAAGACGTGGGTCACCAGCTCCACCTCCTGCTTCTGCCCCAGGAGGCTGCGGAAGGCCTACTTCTGAGCCTGCGGCTCATCAGACGAGACTGCGGCAGTGGAGACCATGGCCTGGCTTCTGAGCCCTGCTCTAGACGAGGGGTGTCCCTGCAGAGCTTCTGTAATAAAAGGAGAAAGCGGAGACTTCCAGCTGGGGCGTTGCTTTGTCTTCTCTGGAGCCCACTCCCACCCACTCCCCGTCCTGCGGGTCTAGGCGGCTCTCCCCGCCCTGCCTGcactgcccagggcctggctgcCAGGGCGAGGGGGCTCTGTGAGCATCAGCTTAAACTACTGATGGGAAAGCTGGAGGAAAGCGATGATGGGATTCAGGGGGTGTGGGCAGGGCTCCTGGCTATAGGCAACGGCAGCCTCCCTGGTTGATTTAAGCGGGAGGACAGCTTATGGGAGGGTGTGAGTCAGCTCCTGAAACATCCCGGGAGGCCAGAGAGCTGGACACTGTGCTCCGGACCCAGGGCGACTCCACAGAATGCCACCCTGCTGTCCTTGACCTAGCCAGACCAGCCTGGTGACAGCACTCAGGTCTGGATCCTGAAAGCCTGTTCCTCCTGCCACCCGAGAGGTCAGCCGGGTGAGCACCCGCCGTCTCCCGCTGCTCCTGCTGGAACCGGCCCTGACAGGGACCATCCCACTGTCCCTAGAACAGCTCTGTGTCCACACGGGGTCCCTGGCTGTTCCCACCATCTCTGCCTGCTCTTGCCAAGGAAGCAGAGGTGCTCCTGTTACCCCCAAGCTCAATCAGCTGGCCCTGGACAGAGCTCTAAGTGCCCCATGGCCTCTGTGACCTGTACCTGAACCCCCAGGGACACACGGAGCACCCACACTTCCCTCTCAGCGGTGACAGCGCTCCCCCACCTTGTCTGAGCCTGGGCAGCGGCTGGAGTCTCTGACATGATGACCTCAGAGGCAGAGCTAAAGCCCGCACTAACTGTGGCACCGGCCAGAAGCCTCTTCTGCCCACGGCCTTTGTCACCAGCTGGCACTGGGGGCCTCACCGGTAGAACTCCTTGCAGGTGGAGGTGTGAGGGGAACCCCACAAGACTCGGGGAGCATGCGCCGTCCCAAAGCGCCTCTGAGGTCACTGCTTTGCGACAAGCAGAGTCGGAGGGTGGATCTTATTCAAACCCATCAGCAGGTCACGCGCACTGGTATAGGACCTGCTTCAGGGACCACCAGTCCCCTAGCCTTGGGCACGCCAAGTGAAGGGGCCCTGTGGGCAGAGACCAGCGGGGCAGGAAACAGACTCTAAGGCCCTCTTGTCCCGGGATGGTCTAGACCAAGTCTGTTGGCTTCTGGGCCTCACTTCCCTTCATTTGTAAATTGAGAGGGTTGGAAAAAACGATTTTTAAGATGCCACTTAGCCCTGGCAATGAATGTGTtcgtgcttagttgctaagtca belongs to Bos javanicus breed banteng chromosome 16, ARS-OSU_banteng_1.0, whole genome shotgun sequence and includes:
- the LOC133228223 gene encoding maestro heat-like repeat family member 5 isoform X4, with amino-acid sequence MVRTLANWFQREEPAVVKLLLRAVGILSRHESTGKQLRALQPYVLSCCYSVDGSIVAETFQVLRDLVDQLPWQHSAAFLIQLAFTLAPFLEEESEHLRLTAFEIYGALLAKVSRRVFVFPLRHQVLNLLILLVLHLEDANGRIAQIARPTLCHLATLLGWSKLRATFAEKDIWTILSALLQQEVGRALWFLKQSVQLFRSPQVPIRRAAVWFAGQIIQTLGAEEAREMDEVHAALRHMRADPDPTVSCLATQTSYILEAKEKTWVTSSTSCFCPRRLRKAYF
- the LOC133228223 gene encoding maestro heat-like repeat family member 5 isoform X1 produces the protein MVRTLANWFQREEPAVVKLLLRAVGILSRHESTGKQLRALQPYVLSCCYSVDGSIVAETFQVLRDLVDQLPWQHSAAFLIQLAFTLAPFLEEESEHLRLTAFEIYGALLAKVSRRVFVFPLRHQVLNLLILLVLHLEDANGRIAQIARPTLCHLATLLGWSKLRATFAEKDIWTILSALLQQEVGRALWFLKQSVQLFRSPQVPIRRAAVWFAGQIIQTLGAEEAREMDEVHAGQCKPAPAACPSDVVAGAQKLGQVGSQQSPSGGGDGGGLSFGGTRGLLAPSFCLGGCPVSPTPPPPLPSPKPATLPGGLPWCQRVPAAAAAGGLGSPGALGRGGRSQAGGSGQDPPGLVLDWTSPSHASRSPAVRGSRPGNTLAPPPQAAGPRPTALPFLHSAHPPP
- the LOC133228223 gene encoding uncharacterized protein LOC133228223 isoform X2; this encodes MVRTLANWFQREEPAVVKLLLRAVGILSRHESTHRGGDLPGAQGPGGPAALAALGRLPHPACVHPRTLPGGGASPKESEHLRLTAFEIYGALLAKVSRRVFVFPLRHQVLNLLILLVLHLEDANGRIAQIARPTLCHLATLLGWSKLRATFAEKDIWTILSALLQQEVGRALWFLKQSVQLFRSPQVPIRRAAVWFAGQIIQTLGAEEAREMDEVHAGQCKPAPAACPSDVVAGAQKLGQVGSQQSPSGGGDGGGLSFGGTRGLLAPSFCLGGCPVSPTPPPPLPSPKPATLPGGLPWCQRVPAAAAAGGLGSPGALGRGGRSQAGGSGQDPPGLVLDWTSPSHASRSPAVRGSRPGNTLAPPPQAAGPRPTALPFLHSAHPPP
- the LOC133228223 gene encoding maestro heat-like repeat family member 5 isoform X3 gives rise to the protein MVRTLANWFQREEPAVVKLLLRAVGILSRHESTGKQLRALQPYVLSCCYSVDGSIVAETFQVLRDLVDQLPWQHSAAFLIQLAFTLAPFLEEESEHLRLTAFEIYGALLAKVSRRVFVFPLRHQVLNLLILLVLHLEDANGRIAQIARPTLCHLATLLGWSKLRATFAEKDIWTILSALLQQEVGRALWFLKQSVQLFRSPQVPIRRAAVWFAGTAGLPSARGAVSPCWGPSHSPGSQDSGQTAWGSDRAGRSAVRTCPLPHPSGSPCLSWAALSRETSRVLGGQLRDWSGGLHQRPQGKHRPAQATPRLFETLQRSGEVILVSRRKSGPEVGCGRDRQTESGRGDCLGKRLRAGAAGSPGPLWASEALRAPCRPDHPDPGR